The genomic interval TAACCTGCAAGCACCCTTTGGTGGTTATAAACAGTCGGGGAATGGGAGGGAGCTGGGACGTTACGGGTTGGAGCAATTCCTTCATGTGAAAGCCGTACAGTATTGATGAGTCGTCAGAGTCCGCTGTTCAGCTGTGACACCTGCTCGTTCAGGGTGAAGAAATCGTAGATCACGCCAACGCCGAGCAGTCCTCCGGTCAGCAGATAAATCAAACCACTGATCCATTTTCCCAGGAACATACGATGAATACCGAACAGGCCGAGGAAGGTCAGTAAAATCCAGGCGACGGAGTAATCGTAGGGCCCGGTAGTAAAGTGCAGGTCGGCCTGCCGGTCCATGCCGGGAATCAGGAACAGGTCGATGATCCAGCCGATGCCCAACAGCCCCAGAGTGAGCAAGTAGATCGTTCCCGAGATCGGTTTGCCGTAATAGAAGCGGTGCGAACCGGTGAAGCCGAAAATCCACAGGATGTAACCGATCGATTTTTTATGTGTATCGTCGTAGTGATTCATCCGTTCTCCTCTTCCCCTTCCAATTCGATACCCAGAGCGACCAGATAGTGTGAAACCATATTATCGGTGGCAATAATGCAGACAAGTTCAGCCAGATGCTGATTATTCTTCAATACTTTTTTGATGTGCGGCACGGTTGTATCATTGACTTTTTATTGGTCGA from Bacteroidota bacterium carries:
- a CDS encoding NINE protein, with amino-acid sequence MNHYDDTHKKSIGYILWIFGFTGSHRFYYGKPISGTIYLLTLGLLGIGWIIDLFLIPGMDRQADLHFTTGPYDYSVAWILLTFLGLFGIHRMFLGKWISGLIYLLTGGLLGVGVIYDFFTLNEQVSQLNSGL